DNA from Elaeis guineensis isolate ETL-2024a chromosome 2, EG11, whole genome shotgun sequence:
AACATGAAAGCACATGAGTAAGGTTCTCAAAAAAGTAGAGTGGATTGCAGCTCCGCATGTTGGGCAGCATTGCCAAATGTAGAAGTTTACTGTTTTGAGTGTGTGCGTGTgtcagtgtgtgtgtgtgtgtggattgTAAGTTTTGCATGCGATCCTACCATCCCTGGTGTGGTGTCAAACTCATAACGAGCATGATCTTTTCATAGTCTTCCCTCTAATTCCTGCAGGTATTTGCATCGGCTAGCTCCAGCTACTAgcacttgctcctcaagtttcCTGATAATCAGAACGGTTCACATCCAATTAGCctatatattttcttatattgCAACTTGACAGATTGCCATTGTGCATGCACACCATCCTTCTgctatcaactgaatcatcattttAAAATAATAGACCTCACAATTTCATTTGGTACTGCACAGTTAAACAAAATGGATcagcatatatgcatgcatgtatcagAACATTTAATATGCCAGCACTAATTTCAGGTAAATGTTTTACGATCATAAAAACAACTAGCAAGAAGCATGTACATGAACAACATGGGCCATATATCCCACTTAATTATCACCACATGATGATCTTAGCTTTTTCCATAAGATTCCCAGTGCCCAGCGAGCACACAAAAACAATGAAAATGAGTAATTTCTGTATTGTGCTCACTTGAGTAACGAGAATATATTACAATCGACTGTACCTCCAGGAAAAGATTGCCAAAATATATGTTATCACCATGTTCCACCAAAAGATCTGCTTTTGCATTGCTAGATTTGGAAATCACAGACTTCACACCCGGCATCTTACCCTGCAAGAAATAATTCCCATTCATACATAAAGCTCTAAACCCATGAACTTCTTTAATTTATCTGATTGCAAATGGATTGATTCAATAAATTTGCCAAGCAAACAATTAAATGGATTTAGAAAGAAGACATAACTCACCTTTATCAGGCCTGTTCCAGTGACATGATCAGCATGGACATGAGTATTCAGGGCATATATGAGCTTCAAGCCCAATTCTTTGACAAGAGTAAGATCTCGGTCCACAGTTTTGTCCACCGGATCAACTAACTATCAGAAAAGAAAAAACCAGTTATAGTTAAGCAAAtatatactccacaattaaaatTCAAAGAGAACTCATCCATCATTACTCGAAGTGCATAGCTTGACATTGCAGTGATGTATGTATTACTAGCAAGAAACGCGTAAATCGGCATGTCACGGCGAAATCAAACTCAAGAAATAAAGCATCAAAAAACACTGACAATAATCCACACATCCATCCACTCCACATGAATGGCTGCAAACAAAACGAATGAGTGAAGGAATTAAGCGGTTCTAAAGAAATTCGAAGACGGGCAGCCTCACCATGGCGGGTTTGTCGGGGTGGCCGACATCGGCGAGAAGGTAGGTGTAGGTGGAGGACTCCTTCTCGAAGAGCTGGCGGAGGAGGAGCCTCGGAGCCTCTGCGACGGTGCTGTAGGCCGCCATTGTTCCCGATCGCGGCGTCGAGCCAAATAGGGAAAGAAGTGGGGTTGTTTtggtggaggaggagaagggaaagGACGGAGGGCGGCGAGAGTTGCGAAGGAGGAGGAGGTGATGGAATCGAAGCTGAGACATACTCAGCTATGGAGTTATATATaaagagagggaggaaggaacGAGGGAAGGAGGCTTCCCTCCTCTTGAGATGGTATCTCGTATCAAAAGAACGGCGATTTCGTTTCGTTCGGAATAttctttaaaaaattaatgagaagaTGGTGAGGGTTGGATGGGGCTGGGGAAGAGCGCGGGGGCGGGGATCGGCAAAGTAATCTGTGGGCTATGACAAGGACTCAAAAGAGGAtcattattgaaaaaaattatgtcatcgtGATAAATTAAATTTGAGATAACATGATGCAATTGGAGGTGTATTCATTTCTTCGTGACATTTAGATCTGCTTTCATGATCTAATCGTTTTTTTATGAGGCACATTGATGATTGTACCTAAATATCAGGATCAGACTTATGAATTCTATAGGAccgctttattttttaaaattttttagatgttcTCGTACTAGATTGATTAGAGCACCCAtttgtaattaaaaaaaaaaagaaaaaaaggtggaCACAAACTAGTCGCAAGAGAAGGACAAAAGTAGAAGCAAACCAACAAATAGCATGAGCCCTGGTCAGAATAATGAACTATATCCGCGCATGCCAATCCAGCACAACAACGTCACATGGAGATCGTCCGTCCTTTCCAGGCGAGTCCAAATCCACCAAAGACCCAACAAAGTGACCGGCACGTAAGACTCCGCCGTGACATCGTGCAAACAAGACGAGCAACAAGAGAGTGCGTCTCTCTTTCAAGGCATCCCACCTGCCACGTAAAACAAAACGATGCGTTTTAACGATGAGCCCACTCGACGATGCTACTTGGCTTCTAGTTGGGAGATTTACACGAGGATGACGACTTTCGTGCCTAAAATAATTGGGTCCACTGGTTGGCGCATGATCTGATCTGATTAGGGTAGGTGGGGTCCATATTTAGGGACTAGCTGGTTAGTACTGATTGCGAAATGGGTAGGACATGATAGGACTAGGGATACGATTTGTGCAAGGTTGGTTAGTACTTGACGGGTACTATCACATGGCGCAAGTCATGCTCGTGAATGAAAGCATATACATGACAAATTGGACGCGGCTGTGATATGTAATGTGAATAAATTTCCTTCATGTTCAAAGAGAATAAACTATTATTATGAGATTTTACTGTATTTTTCTAGATGATGAGTTTAAAAAATTTGTTGAATTCATTGGGATTCTAAATATGGAAGCATGCGAACGATTATTATATATCGCTTCTAAAGATTGTTGTTAGAACTAATGGCAATGGGTGTTTTTATTCTATATCTATGTAATCTCATTgtttagacaaaaaaaaaaaaaaaatctcaggaTGGTCAAGCACTGGATCTCTACAttatgtttctttcttttttttcttaaatattctGATAAAACATATTTGTATATCTACTCGAGTTTGTACATATATAGGTTAATATATCttaactttttattttcttaagcttttttttttttttttgacaagtaAAGCTTATTACATATTTATCTTTTAAGAAGAAGTACTCGCATATTTCCTTTAAATTATCCTATTTTTGCATGAATGTCCATGCTCTTAGATTTCTGGCTACTCATATTAATAAATGatcattttaaatataaaataattttattatgtttTTGGATTAATACTACTGAGAAATTCATATAACAATATAGCTCTTTTCAACATAAACTAAATCTTAATTTTTTGGAGTTGTTAGCATAAAGGGTGATAGGGTCAAACAAtacttaaaataattatttattaatgtataaaaatatatttaggtggatattcaggcaaaaaaaattatggatgatctaaatttatatatacaaatagtatttttttGGAGAACGGATGTCTAATAAGCCATATCTTTAATATGTATATAATAACAATTTTTTTCtcctattttatataaaattagtcTACCTATAGTTGCAGAAGAATTAGACTATAAATTGTACTCCAATGGCAAAGTACACGTCCAATCATAAAAGAGTGCCACTAAAGCATAGTGACGATCATAGAAGGGATATTAGTTGGGTTAGATACATCTTCAAGTTGGATGGTTTACTGAatgattataaattttgtttGGTTTATTAAGGCTTCAGAGATCCAGAGTAGTCCAAAACATGGGCCTGATGTAATTGCTTGCGGTGCCTAACAAGAGTAGACGTGTGCCAGAGTGCCAGTTGCGCCCTGGGATTAATCCAACGAGCATAAGATTGAcatgtttattattattattattattaatattattattattattattattattattattattattattattattattattattattattatttgatgatgGCATGTTTATTAGTTGCAAGTGGCTTTATAAAACAAATATAAACAGTTGGTTGGCTTGTCAACGTTATGATATCTGATCTTATCAGCATTGGAGTTTGTGGCCAAATTATTCCCATTTATCATATGTTTCTTGCCTAAGTAGGTAAGCCAGCTTGGAGCAACACACAAGGAAAGCAAAATATACAACAAACAACAAATTCAATCCAAACAAGTATTTTATTTTGTGCACTTGTGCATCAAGCAAGAAATGACTTGTAAATAATTAGTTGGGACATTGCCTGCCTCGCTACATTGAAGGACTCTTGGTGGTTATATTGGAGGACTAGAATCAAATCTCGCCGTTAAGGTTAGAGATTAAGAACAGTATGCATTTTACAAGGGCAGAAAGCTTGCAAAACACAACTGATGTTAATTTTCATCATTCGAACTAAGAAACAAGCATCATCGGTAGATCGTGTCCACACACATACgcacacaaaaaaaattttaaatttgcaacatatatataattttattaaaaaaa
Protein-coding regions in this window:
- the LOC105043164 gene encoding persulfide dioxygenase ETHE1 homolog, mitochondrial, whose amino-acid sequence is MSQLRFHHLLLLRNSRRPPSFPFSSSTKTTPLLSLFGSTPRSGTMAAYSTVAEAPRLLLRQLFEKESSTYTYLLADVGHPDKPAMLVDPVDKTVDRDLTLVKELGLKLIYALNTHVHADHVTGTGLIKGKMPGVKSVISKSSNAKADLLVEHGDNIYFGNLFLEVRATPGHTMGCVTYVTGDGSDQPHPRMAFTGDALLIRGCGRTDFQGGSSHQLYQSVHSQIFSLPKDTLLYPAHDYKGFTVTTVGEEMLYNPRLTKDEETFQSIMENLNLSYPKMMAVAVPANLACGLQDLNAKV